Proteins co-encoded in one Streptococcus ruminicola genomic window:
- the rnc gene encoding ribonuclease III, whose amino-acid sequence MQALDTKLQRDFGIAFEDKTLLETAFTHTSYANEHRLLNISHNERLEFLGDAVLQLLISQYLFKKYPKKPEGDLSKMRSVIVREESLAGFSRYCGFDEFIKLGNGEEKSGGRNRDTILGDLFEAFLGALLMDQGVEAVNKFLNQVMIPQVEKGNFERVKDYKTTLQELLQGHGDVTIDYRVSNESGPAHAKVFEVTVYVNDEAKSKGIGKSKKLAEQDAAKNALATLQ is encoded by the coding sequence ATGCAAGCTTTAGATACAAAACTTCAGCGAGACTTTGGTATCGCATTTGAAGATAAAACATTGCTTGAAACTGCATTTACTCACACATCTTACGCTAATGAACATCGCCTCCTAAACATTTCACACAATGAACGCTTGGAATTTTTAGGAGACGCGGTTCTTCAACTTTTGATTTCTCAGTATTTGTTTAAAAAATATCCGAAGAAACCAGAAGGTGATTTGTCTAAGATGCGTTCTGTTATTGTTCGTGAAGAATCATTAGCAGGTTTTTCACGCTACTGTGGTTTTGATGAATTCATCAAACTTGGTAATGGTGAAGAAAAATCTGGTGGACGAAACCGCGACACTATCTTAGGTGACTTATTTGAAGCTTTTCTTGGTGCCCTTTTGATGGACCAAGGGGTTGAAGCGGTTAATAAATTTTTGAATCAAGTCATGATTCCGCAAGTTGAAAAAGGTAACTTTGAACGTGTCAAAGATTACAAAACAACATTGCAAGAATTATTGCAAGGCCACGGTGATGTCACTATTGACTATCGTGTGTCAAATGAATCTGGTCCTGCACATGCCAAAGTCTTTGAAGTGACTGTGTATGTCAATGACGAAGCTAAAAGTAAAGGAATCGGAAAATCTAAGAAATTAGCTGAGCAAGATGCTGCTAAAAATGCGCTTGCCACTCTTCAATAA
- a CDS encoding MBL fold metallo-hydrolase: MSENAFKYSVLASGSTGNSFYVETPQKRLLIDAGLTGKKITSLLAEIDRKPEDLDAILITHEHSDHIKGVGVLARRYNLDVYANAKTWQMIDERNMIGKLDVGQKHVFERGKTLTFGDIDIESFGVSHDAVDPQFYRLMKDNKSFVVLTDTGYVSDRMAGVIENADGYLIESNHDVEILRAGSYPWSLKQRILSDRGHLSNEDGADTMIRTIGNRTKRIYLGHLSKENNIKELAHMTMENNLMQADFAVGHDMTVFDTSPDEATPLAGL, encoded by the coding sequence ATGTCTGAGAATGCTTTTAAATACAGTGTCTTAGCCTCCGGTTCAACTGGAAATTCATTTTATGTGGAAACGCCACAAAAACGTCTTTTGATAGATGCAGGTTTGACTGGTAAGAAAATTACCAGTCTTCTTGCTGAAATTGACCGAAAACCAGAAGATTTGGATGCTATTTTGATTACGCACGAACACTCTGATCACATTAAAGGAGTAGGAGTGCTGGCTCGCAGATACAATCTTGATGTATATGCCAATGCCAAAACTTGGCAAATGATTGATGAGCGCAACATGATTGGAAAACTTGATGTTGGGCAAAAACATGTCTTTGAACGTGGTAAAACATTGACTTTTGGTGATATTGATATTGAAAGTTTTGGAGTCAGTCACGATGCTGTCGATCCGCAATTTTACCGTTTGATGAAAGATAATAAGTCATTTGTCGTTCTGACAGATACTGGTTATGTTAGTGACCGAATGGCGGGTGTGATTGAAAATGCTGATGGTTATCTGATTGAGTCAAACCATGATGTTGAGATTTTGCGTGCGGGTTCTTATCCGTGGAGCTTGAAACAACGTATTCTATCTGATCGTGGTCACTTGTCAAATGAAGATGGTGCTGATACCATGATTCGTACTATCGGCAATCGCACAAAAAGAATTTATCTTGGACACTTGAGTAAAGAAAATAATATCAAAGAATTGGCTCATATGACCATGGAAAATAACTTGATGCAAGCTGATTTTGCTGTTGGTCATGACATGACTGTTTTTGATACATCACCTGATGAAGCAACGCCTTTAGCAGGTCTATAA
- the vicK gene encoding cell wall metabolism sensor histidine kinase VicK, producing MNNIMSQNQYLFEQAILFLLAFVAVYFIHLAIRDYRTSVNIRRLSGKVRELITGKYTEDIIIEKDRDLAELAGQLNDLSTVFRLAQENLAQEKNRLASILSYMTDGVLATDRSGNITMINQTAQQQLNLEREEALGMNIVDILGDDSDYTYHDLVSKTPEIVLNRRDETGEFITLRIRFALNRRDSGFISGLIAVLHDTTEQEKEDRERRLFVSNVSHELRTPLTSVKSYLEALDEGALKEDIAPSFIKVSLDETNRMIRMISDLLNLSRIDNQTVQLEVEMTNFTAFMTSILNRFDQIKSQHTVAGKQYEIVRDYPIKSIWVEIDPDKMTQVLDNILNNAIKYSPDGGKITVSMKTTETQLIISISDEGLGIPKKDLPLIFDRFYRVDKARSRAQGGSGLGLAIAKEIVKQHKGFIWAQSTYGKGSTFTIVLPYEKDSDIYDEWEDDED from the coding sequence ATGAATAATATAATGTCACAGAATCAGTATCTGTTTGAGCAGGCAATCTTGTTTTTGCTCGCTTTTGTCGCTGTATATTTTATTCATTTAGCGATAAGAGATTATCGAACTTCAGTTAATATTCGTCGTTTGAGTGGTAAGGTTCGTGAGCTTATCACTGGTAAATACACTGAAGACATCATTATTGAAAAAGATAGAGATTTGGCTGAACTTGCTGGTCAGTTAAATGACTTGTCAACGGTTTTTCGCTTGGCTCAGGAAAATCTTGCGCAGGAAAAAAATCGTTTGGCTAGTATTTTGTCTTACATGACTGATGGTGTCTTGGCTACTGACCGTTCTGGAAATATCACCATGATTAACCAGACAGCTCAGCAGCAACTTAATCTGGAACGCGAAGAAGCTCTTGGAATGAATATTGTTGATATTCTTGGGGACGATAGCGATTATACCTACCATGATTTGGTTTCTAAGACACCTGAGATTGTTCTAAATCGCCGTGATGAGACAGGTGAATTTATCACTTTGCGAATTCGTTTTGCGCTAAATCGTCGTGATAGTGGCTTTATCTCAGGGTTGATTGCTGTTTTACATGATACAACGGAACAGGAAAAAGAAGACCGTGAACGTCGCTTGTTCGTTTCTAACGTTAGTCATGAATTGCGTACGCCACTGACTTCGGTTAAATCTTATCTTGAGGCACTGGATGAAGGGGCTCTGAAAGAAGATATTGCACCAAGTTTCATTAAAGTTTCTTTGGATGAAACCAACCGTATGATTCGCATGATTTCTGATTTGCTTAATCTGTCTCGAATCGACAATCAAACGGTGCAATTAGAAGTTGAAATGACGAACTTCACAGCCTTTATGACGTCTATTTTGAATCGTTTTGACCAGATTAAGAGCCAACACACGGTTGCTGGCAAGCAATACGAAATTGTCAGAGACTATCCGATCAAGTCAATCTGGGTTGAAATTGACCCAGATAAGATGACCCAGGTCTTGGATAATATCCTAAATAATGCCATTAAGTATTCACCAGACGGTGGTAAAATCACTGTTAGCATGAAGACAACTGAAACTCAGTTGATTATTTCGATTTCTGATGAAGGACTTGGTATTCCGAAGAAAGACTTGCCGTTAATCTTTGACCGTTTCTACCGTGTTGATAAGGCTAGAAGTCGTGCCCAAGGTGGTTCAGGGCTTGGACTTGCCATTGCTAAAGAAATTGTCAAACAACATAAAGGATTTATTTGGGCTCAAAGTACCTATGGTAAGGGCTCAACATTTACAATTGTTCTTCCGTATGAGAAGGATTCTGATATTTATGATGAATGGGAGGATGACGAGGACTAG
- the yycF gene encoding response regulator YycF — protein MKKILIVDDEKPISDIIKFNLTKEGYETVTAFDGREAIAKFEEENPDLIILDLMLPELDGLEVAKEVRKTSHIPIIMLSAKDSEFDKVIGLEIGADDYVTKPFSNRELLARVKAHLRRTENIESAVAEENASSSNSEITIGDLKILPDAFVAQKRGEDIELTHREFELLHHLATHMGQVMTREYLLETVWGYDYFGDVRTVDVTIRRLREKIEDTPSRPEYILTRRGVGYYMKSYE, from the coding sequence ATGAAAAAAATTCTTATTGTTGATGATGAAAAACCAATTTCAGATATTATTAAATTTAACTTAACTAAAGAAGGTTATGAAACTGTTACGGCTTTTGATGGTCGTGAAGCAATTGCTAAATTTGAAGAAGAAAATCCTGATTTGATTATCTTGGATTTGATGTTGCCAGAATTGGATGGACTTGAAGTTGCAAAAGAAGTTCGTAAAACAAGTCATATTCCGATTATTATGCTTTCTGCTAAAGATAGCGAGTTCGATAAAGTTATCGGTCTTGAAATCGGTGCAGATGACTACGTTACAAAACCTTTCTCAAATCGTGAATTGTTAGCACGTGTCAAAGCACACCTTCGTCGTACTGAGAACATCGAATCAGCCGTCGCTGAGGAAAATGCTTCTTCATCAAATTCTGAAATTACCATCGGCGATTTGAAGATTTTGCCTGATGCCTTTGTTGCCCAAAAACGTGGCGAAGACATTGAATTAACACACCGTGAATTTGAATTACTTCATCACTTAGCTACCCACATGGGACAAGTGATGACGCGTGAATACCTTTTGGAAACTGTCTGGGGTTATGACTATTTTGGTGATGTCCGTACAGTTGACGTAACAATCCGTCGTTTACGTGAAAAAATCGAAGACACACCAAGTCGTCCAGAATACATTTTGACACGTCGTGGTGTTGGATATTACATGAAGTCTTATGAATAA
- a CDS encoding amino acid ABC transporter ATP-binding protein, translated as MALIEFKNVEKYYGDYHALRNINLEIEKGQVVVLLGPSGSGKSTLIRTMNALESIETGSLKVNGHELANASAKDLVQLRKEVGMVFQHFNLYLHKTVLENVTLAPIKVLGKSKEEAEQIAEKFLTYVNMWDRKDSYPGMLSGGQKQRVAIARGLAMQPELLLFDEPTSALDPETIGDVLAVMQNLAKEGMNMVVVTHEMGFAREVADRIIFMAEGQILVDTTDVQGFFDNPTEPRAKQFLSKVINHTSDNVSQK; from the coding sequence GTGGCACTTATTGAATTTAAAAACGTTGAAAAATACTATGGCGACTATCACGCCCTCAGAAATATTAACCTAGAAATCGAGAAAGGGCAGGTCGTAGTTCTTCTTGGCCCATCAGGTTCTGGTAAATCAACTCTTATCCGAACAATGAACGCACTCGAATCAATCGAAACAGGTAGCTTAAAGGTTAATGGACACGAATTAGCTAACGCTTCTGCCAAAGATTTGGTGCAACTTCGTAAAGAAGTCGGCATGGTTTTCCAACATTTTAACCTCTATCTGCACAAAACCGTGTTAGAAAATGTAACCTTAGCACCTATTAAAGTCCTTGGAAAATCAAAAGAAGAGGCAGAACAAATTGCGGAAAAATTCTTAACTTACGTTAATATGTGGGATCGTAAAGATTCTTATCCAGGCATGCTGTCTGGTGGTCAAAAACAACGTGTGGCAATCGCTCGTGGCCTAGCAATGCAACCAGAGCTCCTTCTCTTTGACGAACCAACATCAGCGCTTGACCCAGAAACTATCGGTGATGTTCTTGCTGTCATGCAAAATCTTGCTAAAGAAGGCATGAATATGGTTGTTGTTACCCACGAAATGGGCTTTGCTCGTGAAGTTGCTGATCGTATTATTTTCATGGCTGAAGGACAAATTCTCGTTGATACAACCGATGTTCAAGGTTTCTTTGATAATCCTACAGAGCCACGTGCTAAACAATTCTTGAGCAAAGTCATTAATCACACCAGTGATAATGTCTCTCAAAAATAA
- a CDS encoding transporter substrate-binding domain-containing protein, with translation MKKKICLAVLASLSLLFMSFFTASKTFADTTSEQIKKIQDAGVLKVGVKQDVPNFGYYSAESGKYEGMEIDLAKKIAKTLGVKVAYTAVTTQTREALLDNGQIDLLIATYTITDERKASYAISNPYYYDEIGFLVNTGKGLKTISDLDGKTIGVAQGSTTKLTIEEYGKTHNLKFKFVQLGSFPELAISLHAKRIDAFSVDKSILTGYVSKKTAIIDEGFNTQEYGIAAKKSNQATIDYVNDLLAKWKADGSLQKLYDKYDLKPAKAENN, from the coding sequence ATGAAGAAAAAAATTTGTTTAGCCGTTCTAGCTAGTCTCTCATTGCTCTTTATGAGCTTTTTCACTGCTTCAAAAACTTTTGCTGATACAACATCTGAGCAGATTAAAAAAATCCAAGATGCTGGCGTTCTTAAAGTCGGTGTCAAGCAAGACGTCCCAAACTTCGGCTATTATTCAGCTGAGAGCGGCAAATATGAAGGAATGGAAATTGATTTAGCGAAAAAAATCGCTAAGACACTTGGTGTTAAAGTTGCTTACACAGCTGTTACAACTCAAACTCGTGAAGCCCTTCTTGATAACGGACAAATCGATCTTTTGATTGCCACTTATACAATTACTGATGAGCGTAAAGCTTCCTATGCTATTTCAAATCCTTACTATTATGACGAGATTGGCTTTTTAGTTAATACAGGTAAAGGTTTAAAAACAATCTCTGACCTCGATGGTAAAACTATCGGAGTAGCTCAAGGTTCAACAACTAAACTGACAATTGAAGAATACGGAAAAACACATAACTTAAAATTCAAATTTGTTCAACTTGGTTCTTTCCCAGAACTCGCTATTTCACTTCACGCGAAACGTATCGATGCTTTCTCAGTTGATAAGTCAATCTTGACTGGTTATGTCAGCAAAAAAACTGCCATTATCGATGAAGGTTTCAATACTCAAGAATACGGTATCGCAGCTAAAAAATCTAACCAAGCAACCATTGATTATGTCAATGACTTGCTAGCCAAGTGGAAAGCTGACGGTAGCCTGCAAAAGCTTTATGATAAATATGATTTAAAACCTGCAAAAGCAGAGAATAATTAA
- a CDS encoding amino acid ABC transporter permease has translation MFLLTTAAASPFALSRWADFFANFGEFAKGFLYTLGMSFCALLLAFVLGVIFGAMSSSKSKVLKAIARVYVEVFQNTPLLVQFVFVYYGLAIMTNGLIMISTFFTAVLCVGLYHGAYIAEVIRSGIEAVPKGQTEAALSQGFTYSQTMSLIILPQAVRTILPPLTNQVVNLIKNTSTVAIISGADIMFTAKAWAYETTNYVPAFAGAALLYFIMCFPLATWARHKEEENKKSYSL, from the coding sequence ATGTTTTTATTAACAACCGCAGCAGCGAGTCCATTTGCCCTCTCACGTTGGGCAGATTTCTTTGCCAACTTTGGTGAATTTGCTAAGGGCTTCCTATACACTTTAGGGATGTCATTTTGTGCTTTGCTTTTAGCATTTGTCCTCGGTGTGATTTTTGGTGCAATGTCATCATCAAAAAGCAAAGTCTTGAAAGCTATTGCGCGTGTTTATGTAGAAGTCTTTCAAAACACACCACTTTTGGTGCAATTTGTTTTCGTCTATTATGGTCTTGCCATTATGACTAATGGTCTTATCATGATTTCAACATTCTTTACAGCAGTCCTTTGCGTTGGACTTTATCACGGGGCATACATCGCCGAAGTCATTCGCTCAGGTATCGAAGCAGTTCCAAAAGGACAAACAGAAGCCGCACTATCACAAGGATTCACTTATAGTCAGACCATGAGTTTGATTATCCTACCACAAGCTGTGCGTACTATCTTGCCACCACTAACTAACCAAGTGGTTAACTTGATTAAAAATACTTCTACTGTTGCTATCATTTCAGGAGCAGATATCATGTTCACAGCCAAAGCTTGGGCTTACGAAACAACCAACTATGTTCCTGCATTTGCTGGTGCAGCACTCCTTTACTTCATCATGTGCTTCCCACTAGCAACTTGGGCGCGCCACAAAGAAGAAGAAAACAAAAAATCATATTCACTTTAG
- a CDS encoding amino acid ABC transporter permease, with product MSVLTPTNLSFILQGLWLTIYISFISIVLSTLIGTVLAVMRNGKNPVLHLISSIYIEFVRNVPNLLWIFIIFLVFQMKSTPAGITAFTVFTSAALAEIIRGGLNGVDHGQTEAGLAQGMTNFQIFIYIVFPQAFRKMLPAIISQFVTVIKDTSLLYSVIAIQELFGKSQILMGRYFEASQVFTLYALIAAIYFVINFSISTISRRLAKKWEKAAE from the coding sequence ATGTCAGTATTAACACCGACCAACCTTAGCTTCATCCTCCAAGGATTGTGGCTAACCATCTATATTTCATTTATTTCCATTGTACTCTCAACGCTTATCGGAACAGTGCTTGCCGTCATGCGAAATGGAAAAAATCCTGTACTTCATTTGATTTCAAGTATCTATATTGAATTTGTCCGCAATGTACCAAACTTGCTTTGGATATTCATTATCTTTCTTGTTTTCCAAATGAAGTCAACACCTGCTGGTATCACAGCCTTCACTGTCTTTACCTCTGCTGCTCTTGCAGAAATCATTCGTGGTGGTTTAAATGGTGTTGACCATGGACAAACAGAAGCTGGTCTAGCTCAAGGAATGACAAACTTCCAGATTTTTATCTACATTGTCTTCCCACAAGCTTTTCGTAAAATGTTGCCAGCTATCATTTCACAATTTGTAACAGTTATTAAAGATACTTCACTTCTTTACTCTGTTATCGCTATTCAAGAATTATTCGGTAAAAGTCAAATCTTGATGGGACGCTATTTCGAAGCCAGTCAAGTCTTTACCCTTTATGCTCTTATCGCTGCCATTTACTTTGTGATTAACTTTAGCATTTCAACGATTTCTCGTCGTTTAGCTAAAAAATGGGAAAAAGCAGCCGAATAA
- a CDS encoding TVP38/TMEM64 family protein, producing MTETGSQRKYIQILTGIGFIISIALFIFFKQHPAYFQVGGLFQSYLGNLGLFAPLIFMALQVVQVIYPIVPGGMTSVIGYIAFGPIWGFVYNFTGIFIGSLIAFALARRYGETFVKAFVSQETYDKYIGYLDKNNGKSYAMILGAAFALPGFPDDFLCMVSGLSKMSFKKFVTIFLITKPVTLYLYTIIGYKGLSYLLTLFQ from the coding sequence ATGACAGAAACAGGATCACAGAGAAAATACATTCAGATTTTAACTGGAATTGGATTTATTATCTCCATTGCTTTGTTTATTTTCTTCAAACAGCACCCAGCTTACTTCCAAGTTGGCGGGCTTTTCCAAAGTTATTTAGGAAATCTTGGTCTCTTTGCACCGCTGATTTTTATGGCTTTGCAAGTGGTTCAGGTGATTTATCCAATTGTTCCTGGTGGGATGACCAGTGTGATTGGTTATATTGCTTTTGGTCCGATTTGGGGATTCGTTTATAACTTCACCGGTATCTTTATTGGTTCTCTTATCGCCTTTGCTTTAGCGAGACGTTACGGAGAAACATTTGTGAAGGCTTTTGTTTCCCAAGAGACTTACGATAAGTATATTGGTTATCTAGATAAGAATAACGGGAAATCTTATGCGATGATTCTTGGAGCTGCTTTTGCTCTACCTGGTTTCCCAGATGACTTTCTTTGCATGGTTTCTGGGTTATCGAAAATGTCGTTTAAGAAATTCGTTACGATTTTCCTGATTACAAAACCTGTCACACTCTATCTCTATACGATTATTGGTTACAAAGGACTTAGCTATTTGCTTACTTTATTCCAATAA